One stretch of Pseudomonas azotoformans DNA includes these proteins:
- the mlaE gene encoding lipid asymmetry maintenance ABC transporter permease subunit MlaE yields MRKTSLIEKVRLFGRSGIDIVEVLGRSTIFLFHALLGRGGIGGGFGLLVKQLHSVGVMSLVIIVVSGVFIGMVLALQGFNILSSYGSEQAVGQMVALTLLRELGPVVTALLFAGRAGSALTAEIGNMKSTEQLSSLEMIGVDPLKYIVAPRLWAGFISLPLLAMIFSVVGIWGGSWVAVDWLGVYDGSYWANMQNSVTFSGDVLNGIIKSIVFAFVVTWIAVFQGYDCEPTSEGISRATTKTVVYASLAVLGLDFILTALMFGDF; encoded by the coding sequence ATGCGCAAGACATCTCTTATCGAGAAGGTTCGCCTTTTCGGTCGCTCGGGCATCGACATCGTCGAAGTGCTGGGTCGTTCGACGATTTTCCTGTTCCACGCCTTGCTCGGCCGCGGCGGTATTGGCGGCGGGTTCGGCCTGCTGGTGAAGCAGCTGCATTCGGTGGGCGTGATGTCCCTGGTGATCATTGTGGTCTCCGGGGTGTTCATCGGCATGGTGCTGGCGTTGCAGGGCTTCAATATTCTTTCCAGCTACGGTTCGGAGCAGGCAGTGGGGCAGATGGTCGCCCTGACGCTATTGCGCGAGTTGGGGCCGGTAGTGACCGCCTTGCTGTTCGCCGGGCGCGCGGGTTCCGCGCTGACCGCCGAAATCGGCAACATGAAGTCCACCGAGCAACTGTCCAGCCTCGAAATGATCGGCGTGGACCCGCTCAAGTACATTGTTGCCCCGCGCCTGTGGGCCGGCTTCATTTCCCTGCCACTGCTGGCGATGATCTTCAGCGTGGTCGGGATCTGGGGCGGTTCGTGGGTGGCGGTGGACTGGCTGGGCGTCTACGACGGCTCCTACTGGGCCAACATGCAAAACAGCGTGACCTTCAGCGGTGACGTGCTCAACGGCATCATAAAGAGCATCGTCTTCGCCTTTGTGGTGACCTGGATCGCCGTATTCCAAGGCTACGACTGTGAGCCCACTTCAGAAGGGATCAGTCGCGCCACCACCAAGACCGTTGTGTACGCCTCGCTGGCGGTACTGGGCCTTGACTTTATTTTGACCGCCTTGATGTTTGGAGATTTCTGA
- a CDS encoding superoxide dismutase: protein MTYTLPALPYAYDALEPHIDAQTMEIHYTKHHQTYINNLNAAVEGTEFAGWPVEKLVSSVQQLPEKLRAAVINQGGGHANHSLFWAVMSPKGGGKPEGVLGKAIDEQLGGFDSFKEAFTKAALTRFGSGWAWLSVTPQKTLVVESSGNQDSPLMNGNTPILGLDVWEHAYYLLYQNRRPEYINAFYSVINWPEVAARYQAAVA from the coding sequence ATGACTTACACCCTGCCTGCCTTGCCTTACGCGTATGACGCCCTGGAACCGCATATCGATGCGCAAACCATGGAGATTCACTACACCAAGCACCACCAGACCTACATCAATAACCTCAACGCAGCGGTCGAAGGCACCGAGTTCGCGGGCTGGCCGGTCGAGAAACTGGTGTCCAGCGTGCAGCAACTGCCGGAAAAACTGCGCGCAGCGGTGATCAATCAAGGCGGCGGCCATGCCAACCATTCGTTGTTCTGGGCGGTGATGTCGCCCAAGGGAGGTGGCAAGCCCGAAGGCGTGCTGGGTAAAGCCATCGACGAACAGCTGGGTGGTTTCGACAGCTTCAAGGAAGCTTTCACCAAGGCTGCGTTGACTCGCTTCGGCAGCGGCTGGGCCTGGTTGAGCGTTACCCCGCAAAAGACCCTGGTGGTTGAAAGCAGTGGAAATCAGGACAGTCCATTGATGAACGGCAATACCCCGATCCTCGGCCTAGACGTCTGGGAGCACGCCTACTACCTGCTGTACCAGAACCGTCGCCCGGAGTACATCAACGCTTTCTACAGCGTCATTAACTGGCCGGAAGTTGCTGCCCGCTATCAGGCTGCGGTGGCCTGA
- a CDS encoding ATP-binding cassette domain-containing protein → MSADNAYAVELKGLTFKRGTRSIFNNVDIRIPRGKVTGIMGPSGCGKTTLLRLMGMQLRPSAGEVWVNGQNLPTLSRSDLFDARKHMGVLFQSGALFTDLDVFENVAFPLRVHTQLSDEMIRDIVLLKLQAVGLRGAIDLMPDELSGGMKRRVALARAIALDPQILMYDEPFVGQDPIAMGVLVRLIRLLNDALGITSIVVSHDLAETASIADYLYVVGDGQVLGQGTPEELMNADNPRIRQFMTGDPDGPVPFHFPAADYRSDLLGKR, encoded by the coding sequence ATGAGTGCCGATAACGCCTACGCGGTCGAGCTGAAGGGACTGACCTTCAAGCGCGGGACGCGCAGCATCTTCAATAACGTCGATATCCGCATTCCGCGCGGCAAGGTCACGGGCATCATGGGGCCTTCCGGTTGCGGCAAGACTACCCTGCTGCGCCTGATGGGCATGCAATTGCGCCCCAGTGCGGGAGAGGTGTGGGTCAACGGCCAGAACCTGCCGACGCTGTCGCGCAGCGATCTGTTTGATGCACGCAAGCACATGGGCGTGCTGTTCCAGAGCGGTGCGCTGTTCACCGACCTTGATGTTTTCGAGAACGTGGCCTTTCCGCTGCGGGTGCACACCCAACTGTCCGATGAGATGATTCGTGACATTGTGTTGCTGAAACTGCAGGCCGTAGGCCTTCGCGGCGCCATCGACCTGATGCCTGACGAGCTGTCCGGCGGCATGAAGCGCCGCGTAGCGCTGGCCCGCGCCATTGCCCTCGACCCGCAGATTCTCATGTATGACGAGCCCTTTGTCGGCCAGGACCCCATCGCCATGGGCGTGCTGGTGCGTCTGATCCGCCTGCTAAACGATGCACTGGGCATCACCAGCATCGTGGTCTCCCACGATCTTGCAGAAACCGCGAGCATTGCCGATTACCTCTATGTAGTGGGCGATGGCCAGGTGCTGGGGCAGGGCACGCCCGAAGAGCTGATGAACGCCGACAACCCGCGCATTCGCCAATTCATGACCGGCGATCCTGATGGCCCGGTGCCTTTTCACTTTCCGGCAGCGGATTACCGCTCAGATCTTCTGGGGAAGCGCTGA
- a CDS encoding RNA polymerase factor sigma-54 codes for MKPSLVLRMGQQLTMTPQLQQAIRLLQLSTLDLQQEIQEALESNPMLERQEEGDDFDNADPLADNIEQKPNSDVQEPSYQETAPTVDNLEEGEWNERIPNELPVDTAWEDVYQTSASSLPSNDDDEWDFTTRTSAGESLQSHLLWQLNLAPMSDTDRLIAVTLIDCINNQGYLDETLEEILEAFDPELDIELDEIEAVLHRIQQFEPAGIGARTLSECLLLQLRQLPAKTPWLAEAQRLVTDYIDLLGSRDYSQLMRRMKLKEDDLRQVIELVQSLNPRPGSQIESSEAEYVVPDVIVRKDNERWLVELNQESVPRLRVNPQYAGFVRRADTSADNTFMRNQLQEARWFIKSLQSRNETLMKVATQIVEHQRGFLEYGDEAMKPLVLHDIAEAVGMHESTISRVTTQKFMHTPRGIYELKYFFSSHVSTSEGGECSSTAIRAIIKKLVAAENQKKPLSDSKIAGLLEAQGIQVARRTVAKYRESLGIAPSSERKRLM; via the coding sequence ATGAAACCATCGCTAGTCCTGAGAATGGGCCAGCAGCTGACGATGACACCGCAGCTGCAACAGGCCATCCGCCTGCTCCAATTGTCGACCCTGGACCTGCAACAGGAAATCCAGGAGGCCCTGGAGTCCAATCCGATGCTCGAACGCCAGGAAGAAGGCGACGACTTCGATAATGCAGACCCGCTGGCCGATAACATCGAGCAAAAACCCAATTCCGACGTGCAGGAACCCTCCTACCAGGAAACCGCCCCCACGGTGGACAACCTCGAGGAAGGCGAATGGAACGAACGCATTCCCAACGAGCTTCCGGTCGACACCGCCTGGGAAGATGTCTACCAGACCAGCGCCAGCAGCCTGCCGAGCAATGACGATGACGAGTGGGACTTCACCACCCGCACCTCCGCTGGCGAGAGCCTGCAGAGCCATCTGCTGTGGCAACTGAACCTGGCACCGATGTCGGATACCGATCGCCTGATCGCCGTAACCCTGATCGACTGCATCAACAATCAGGGTTACCTGGACGAGACGCTTGAAGAAATTCTTGAAGCCTTCGATCCCGAACTGGATATCGAACTGGACGAGATCGAAGCCGTCCTGCACCGCATCCAGCAGTTCGAGCCTGCCGGTATAGGCGCGCGCACCCTCAGCGAATGCCTGCTGCTGCAATTGCGCCAGCTGCCGGCCAAGACCCCATGGCTTGCCGAGGCCCAGCGCCTGGTCACCGACTACATCGACCTGCTGGGCAGCCGCGACTACAGCCAGTTGATGCGCCGCATGAAGCTCAAGGAAGACGACCTGCGCCAGGTCATCGAGCTGGTGCAGAGCCTTAACCCGCGCCCCGGCTCGCAAATCGAGTCCAGCGAAGCCGAATACGTCGTCCCCGACGTGATCGTGCGCAAGGACAACGAGCGCTGGCTGGTGGAGCTGAACCAGGAGTCGGTGCCACGCCTGCGGGTCAACCCGCAATACGCTGGGTTCGTGCGCCGCGCCGACACCAGCGCCGATAACACCTTCATGCGCAACCAGTTGCAGGAAGCCCGCTGGTTCATCAAGAGCCTGCAAAGCCGCAACGAAACCCTGATGAAAGTCGCCACCCAGATCGTCGAGCACCAGCGCGGCTTCCTGGAATATGGCGACGAAGCAATGAAACCGTTGGTGCTGCATGACATCGCCGAAGCGGTGGGCATGCATGAATCGACGATTTCGCGGGTGACTACGCAGAAATTCATGCATACCCCACGGGGTATTTATGAACTGAAATACTTTTTCTCCAGCCACGTCAGTACCTCCGAAGGCGGTGAATGCTCGTCCACGGCGATCCGCGCGATCATCAAAAAACTGGTTGCTGCGGAAAATCAGAAAAAGCCATTGAGTGACAGTAAGATCGCTGGTTTACTGGAGGCACAAGGCATTCAGGTCGCCCGTCGAACCGTCGCCAAGTACCGCGAGTCCCTCGGGATCGCGCCTTCCAGCGAGCGTAAGCGTTTGATGTGA
- a CDS encoding ZIP family metal transporter — MGTEILAISSGRMFRYAFGSLLLLAGTALLVAHGLAWLNLEPRILRALQGGSICALGTALGAVPVLVIRRMPLALSDTLLGFGAGVMLAATAFSLIVPGIAAAESLGLSPWGASGLISFGIMLGAFGLYLVDRKVSGASPEMLMGTPDKPVIPPRIWLFVFAIIAHNIPEGMAVGVSAGGGMPDADSLAMGIALQDVPEGLVIALVLAGAGMSRVKAFLIGAASGLVEPVFAVLCAWLVSLAEVLLPLGLALAAGAMLLVVTHEVIPESRRNGYEKLASLGLCIGFCLMMVMDTALG; from the coding sequence ATGGGCACTGAAATACTGGCGATCAGCAGCGGACGAATGTTTCGTTATGCGTTTGGCTCGCTGCTGCTACTGGCAGGTACTGCCTTGCTGGTGGCCCACGGGCTGGCCTGGCTGAACCTGGAGCCACGCATCCTGCGGGCCCTGCAAGGCGGCTCCATTTGCGCGCTGGGTACGGCGCTGGGCGCGGTCCCTGTACTGGTGATCCGACGCATGCCGCTGGCGCTGAGCGACACATTGTTGGGTTTTGGTGCCGGGGTGATGCTGGCGGCGACGGCGTTTTCGCTGATCGTGCCGGGCATCGCCGCGGCTGAAAGCCTCGGGCTTTCGCCGTGGGGTGCCAGCGGCTTGATCAGCTTTGGCATCATGCTGGGGGCATTCGGGTTGTACCTGGTTGACCGCAAGGTCTCCGGTGCCAGCCCGGAAATGCTGATGGGGACGCCAGATAAACCGGTGATCCCGCCGCGCATCTGGCTGTTTGTGTTTGCCATCATCGCCCACAACATTCCTGAAGGCATGGCGGTTGGCGTCTCCGCCGGCGGCGGTATGCCGGATGCTGACAGCTTGGCCATGGGCATTGCGTTACAGGACGTACCCGAAGGCCTGGTGATTGCGTTGGTGTTGGCCGGGGCGGGGATGTCGCGGGTCAAGGCGTTCCTGATCGGTGCTGCATCAGGCCTGGTGGAGCCCGTATTCGCTGTACTCTGCGCCTGGCTGGTCAGCCTGGCCGAAGTGCTGTTGCCTTTGGGGTTGGCCCTGGCTGCTGGCGCGATGCTGTTAGTGGTGACCCACGAAGTCATCCCCGAGTCGCGACGCAATGGTTACGAAAAGCTTGCCAGCCTGGGCCTGTGCATCGGTTTTTGCTTGATGATGGTGATGGACACCGCTTTGGGGTAG
- a CDS encoding KdsC family phosphatase gives MTSDLLQRGKNIKLAIFDVDGVLTDGRLYFLEDGSEFKTFNTLDGQGIKMLMASGVQTAIISGRKTPVVERRAQNLGIPHLYQGREDKLVVLDELLGQLNLSYEQVAYLGDDLPDLPVIRRVGLGMAVANAAAFVREHAHGITSARGGEGAAREFCELILRAQGSLEAAHAAYL, from the coding sequence ATGACCAGCGACCTGCTGCAACGCGGCAAAAATATCAAACTCGCGATTTTCGACGTTGACGGTGTGCTGACCGACGGCCGCCTGTACTTCCTCGAAGACGGCAGCGAATTCAAGACATTCAACACGCTGGACGGCCAGGGCATCAAGATGCTGATGGCGTCGGGCGTGCAAACGGCGATTATCAGCGGCAGAAAAACCCCCGTTGTGGAACGTCGCGCACAAAACCTGGGGATTCCTCACCTGTATCAGGGCCGCGAGGATAAACTGGTGGTTCTGGACGAGCTTCTTGGCCAACTCAACCTAAGCTATGAGCAGGTCGCCTACTTGGGCGATGACCTGCCAGACCTGCCGGTGATTCGTCGAGTAGGCCTGGGCATGGCGGTCGCCAACGCGGCAGCCTTTGTTCGCGAGCACGCCCATGGCATCACCAGTGCCCGTGGTGGCGAAGGTGCCGCCCGCGAGTTCTGCGAGCTGATCCTGCGAGCCCAGGGTAGCCTTGAAGCGGCCCACGCCGCCTACTTATAG
- a CDS encoding HPr family phosphocarrier protein produces the protein MPALEIEIINKLGLHARASAKFVGVAGQFPCQIRAGRTPESMVDGKSIMAMMMLAAGKGTRIHLKTEGEQEDEAMAALVALINNYFDEGE, from the coding sequence ATGCCCGCTCTGGAAATTGAAATCATCAACAAGCTGGGCTTGCATGCCCGGGCGTCTGCCAAGTTCGTGGGTGTGGCCGGGCAGTTCCCTTGCCAGATCCGTGCCGGGCGTACACCGGAATCCATGGTCGACGGCAAGAGCATCATGGCCATGATGATGCTGGCGGCCGGCAAGGGCACCAGGATTCACTTGAAGACGGAAGGCGAGCAGGAAGACGAAGCGATGGCAGCGCTGGTGGCGCTAATCAACAATTACTTCGACGAAGGTGAATAA
- a CDS encoding KpsF/GutQ family sugar-phosphate isomerase → MSQSSDLIQSAQRTIRLELEAVEGLLAHIDADFVRACEMILASKGRVVVVGMGKSGHVGNKIAATLASTGTTAFFVHPAEASHGDMGMITKDDIILALSNSGTTNEIVTLLPLIKRLGIKMISVTGNPESTLAKAAEVNLNVHVDHEACPLNLAPTSSTTAALVMGDALSVALLEARGFTAEDFAFSHPGGALGRRLLLKVENVMHSGDELPHVQRGTLLKDALMEMTRKGLGMTVILEADGRLAGVFTDGDLRRTLDRTIDIHTATIDAVMTPHGKTARPEMLAAEALKIMEDHKIGALVVVDGDDRPIGALNMHDLLRAGVM, encoded by the coding sequence ATGAGCCAATCCAGCGACCTTATTCAATCCGCACAACGCACCATCCGCCTCGAGCTTGAAGCCGTAGAAGGCTTGCTAGCGCATATTGACGCGGATTTCGTACGCGCCTGCGAAATGATTCTGGCCAGCAAGGGCCGCGTTGTGGTGGTCGGCATGGGCAAGTCCGGCCACGTCGGTAACAAGATCGCCGCCACCCTGGCCAGCACCGGAACCACCGCGTTTTTCGTGCACCCGGCCGAAGCAAGCCACGGCGACATGGGCATGATCACCAAGGATGACATCATCCTTGCGCTGTCCAACTCCGGCACGACCAACGAGATCGTGACCCTGTTGCCACTGATCAAACGCCTGGGCATCAAGATGATCAGCGTCACCGGCAACCCGGAGTCGACGTTGGCCAAGGCTGCCGAGGTGAACCTGAACGTTCACGTGGACCACGAGGCCTGCCCGCTGAACCTGGCGCCGACCTCCTCCACCACAGCCGCACTGGTCATGGGCGATGCCCTGTCCGTGGCACTGCTGGAAGCCCGGGGATTTACCGCTGAAGACTTCGCATTTTCCCATCCGGGTGGCGCCCTGGGCCGCCGCCTGTTGCTTAAAGTGGAAAACGTCATGCACTCGGGCGATGAACTGCCCCACGTCCAACGCGGCACCCTGCTGAAGGACGCGTTGATGGAAATGACCCGCAAGGGCCTGGGCATGACGGTGATCCTGGAAGCCGATGGCCGTCTGGCCGGGGTCTTCACCGACGGCGACCTGCGCCGCACCCTGGACCGCACGATTGATATCCACACCGCCACCATCGATGCGGTGATGACGCCCCACGGCAAGACCGCGCGCCCAGAAATGCTCGCTGCAGAAGCCCTGAAGATCATGGAAGACCACAAGATCGGCGCACTGGTGGTAGTTGATGGCGACGACCGCCCGATTGGCGCCCTGAACATGCACGACTTGCTGCGTGCAGGAGTGATGTAG
- the hpf gene encoding ribosome hibernation-promoting factor, HPF/YfiA family, translated as MQVNISGHHVEVTPPLREYVEQKLKRLEGHFDKITNVQVIMKVDKLQQKIEATLQIPGGEVVANAEHEDMYASIDALTDKLDRQLKKHKEKQQSLLQGTGR; from the coding sequence ATGCAAGTCAACATCAGTGGACACCATGTAGAAGTCACCCCTCCCCTGCGCGAATACGTCGAGCAGAAGCTGAAACGGCTTGAGGGTCATTTTGACAAGATCACCAATGTGCAAGTGATCATGAAGGTCGACAAGCTTCAGCAGAAAATCGAAGCGACCCTACAGATTCCCGGTGGCGAAGTAGTCGCCAATGCCGAGCATGAAGACATGTATGCATCAATCGATGCCTTGACTGACAAGCTTGACCGCCAACTTAAAAAGCATAAGGAAAAGCAGCAGAGCCTTCTCCAGGGCACAGGCCGCTAA
- the ptsN gene encoding PTS IIA-like nitrogen regulatory protein PtsN — MIRLETILTPGRSLVNAPGGSKKKALEQIANLISSQVPDLEMQDVFEALIAREKLGSTGFGNGIAIPHCRLKGCETPVSALLHLEKPIDFDAIDGAPVDLLFVLLVPEAATDAHLELLRQIASMLDRKEVRDKLRSASSNEALYQVVLDEQNGQ, encoded by the coding sequence ATGATTCGACTTGAAACCATCCTGACCCCCGGCCGTTCCCTCGTGAACGCGCCGGGCGGCAGTAAAAAGAAAGCCCTCGAACAAATTGCCAACCTGATCAGCAGCCAGGTGCCTGATCTGGAGATGCAGGATGTCTTCGAGGCTCTGATTGCCCGTGAAAAACTCGGTTCGACCGGTTTTGGTAACGGCATCGCCATCCCTCACTGCCGCCTCAAAGGCTGCGAGACACCTGTCAGCGCCTTGCTACACCTGGAAAAACCCATTGATTTCGATGCTATCGATGGTGCACCGGTCGACCTCCTGTTCGTACTGCTGGTCCCGGAAGCCGCCACCGATGCGCACCTGGAACTGCTCCGGCAGATCGCCAGCATGCTCGACCGCAAGGAAGTACGCGACAAACTGCGCAGCGCCAGCAGCAATGAGGCGTTGTACCAGGTTGTCCTGGATGAACAGAACGGGCAGTAA
- the mlaD gene encoding outer membrane lipid asymmetry maintenance protein MlaD, which translates to MQNRTVEIGVGLFLLAGILALLLLALRVSGLSASPTADTYKLYAYFDNIAGLTVRAKVTMAGVTIGKVTAIDLDRDSFTGRVTMQLDKKVDNLPTDSTASILTAGLLGEKYIGVSVGGETALLKDGSTIHDTQSSLVLEDLIGKFLLNTVNKDAK; encoded by the coding sequence ATGCAAAACCGCACTGTGGAAATCGGTGTCGGCCTTTTCTTGCTGGCTGGCATCCTGGCTTTACTCTTGTTGGCCCTGCGCGTCAGCGGCCTGTCGGCCAGCCCCACCGCCGACACTTATAAACTTTACGCGTACTTCGACAATATCGCCGGTTTGACTGTCAGAGCTAAAGTGACCATGGCCGGTGTGACCATCGGCAAGGTCACGGCAATCGATCTGGATCGCGACAGCTTCACCGGCCGAGTGACGATGCAGCTGGACAAGAAGGTAGATAATCTGCCGACTGACTCAACTGCATCTATCCTCACTGCGGGTCTGCTGGGCGAGAAATACATCGGTGTCAGCGTGGGTGGGGAAACAGCCCTGCTCAAGGATGGCTCGACAATCCACGACACACAGTCGTCGCTGGTACTTGAGGACCTGATCGGTAAATTCCTGCTTAATACGGTCAATAAAGACGCCAAATGA
- the lptA gene encoding lipopolysaccharide transport periplasmic protein LptA, with amino-acid sequence MRLVKTLPILLGLGAALGSVSAWALPNDSQQPIHISADDAQLDDKQGVATYTGGVIITQGSMKITGNTVTLTRTKTGDIDVVTSVGNLAYFEQKQSATDTGPMKGYGKTIQYHAQQNRIVLIDQAKVLSPDGNSTEGEKITYDTVKQIANAGRANGNKVTAPRPRIDMVIQPKKKAE; translated from the coding sequence ATGAGGCTCGTTAAAACTCTCCCTATTTTGCTCGGTCTGGGCGCAGCACTGGGAAGCGTGAGCGCCTGGGCTCTGCCGAACGATAGCCAGCAACCGATCCACATTTCAGCTGACGATGCGCAACTGGATGACAAGCAAGGCGTCGCAACCTACACCGGTGGCGTGATCATCACTCAGGGCTCGATGAAAATCACCGGTAATACCGTGACGCTAACGCGCACCAAAACCGGCGACATCGATGTCGTGACCTCGGTGGGCAACCTGGCTTACTTCGAACAGAAGCAGTCCGCGACCGACACCGGCCCGATGAAGGGCTACGGCAAGACCATCCAGTACCACGCCCAGCAGAACCGCATCGTACTGATTGACCAGGCCAAGGTACTCAGCCCCGATGGCAACTCCACGGAAGGTGAGAAGATCACCTATGACACCGTGAAACAGATCGCTAATGCCGGTCGTGCCAATGGCAACAAGGTCACCGCGCCTCGTCCACGCATCGACATGGTTATCCAGCCGAAGAAGAAGGCCGAGTAA
- the lptC gene encoding LPS export ABC transporter periplasmic protein LptC: MLSKKIRNFLLFGVIAALFLAVGYWNISPERFLDQPAAQVDEGAIDYYAINAKSVQFLPDGKVQYEMTSDKVEHVKTTEVTLLTNPDMNIYRGTEFPWHVTSKRGEVNPDGTEVELIDSVRIARTDDKSRETVITSSRMTVFPQKQYAQTEQDVRIDGAGGVSTGKGMKAYLKESRIHLLSNVRGQYEAR; encoded by the coding sequence ATGCTGAGCAAAAAGATTCGCAACTTCCTGTTATTCGGAGTCATCGCCGCGCTGTTCCTGGCGGTGGGCTACTGGAATATCAGCCCGGAGCGCTTTCTCGACCAGCCTGCTGCGCAGGTTGACGAAGGCGCTATCGACTATTACGCCATCAATGCCAAAAGCGTGCAGTTCCTGCCTGACGGCAAGGTGCAGTACGAAATGACCTCGGACAAGGTCGAGCATGTGAAGACGACCGAAGTCACCCTGTTGACCAACCCGGACATGAACATTTACCGCGGCACCGAGTTCCCATGGCACGTCACCAGCAAGCGTGGCGAAGTCAACCCGGACGGTACCGAGGTGGAACTGATCGACTCGGTGCGCATTGCGCGCACTGACGATAAAAGCCGTGAGACCGTGATTACCAGCAGTCGCATGACCGTATTCCCGCAGAAGCAATATGCGCAGACCGAGCAAGACGTTAGAATCGACGGCGCTGGCGGTGTATCGACTGGCAAGGGAATGAAAGCGTATTTGAAAGAAAGCAGGATACACCTGCTATCGAACGTAAGAGGACAGTATGAGGCTCGTTAA
- the rapZ gene encoding RNase adapter RapZ, with the protein MRLIIVSGRSGSGKSTALNVLEDNGFYCIDNLPAGLLPELAERALIHTELAQPLVAVSIDARNLPSHLERFPQLLEEVRAKHIHCDVLYLDADEETLLKRFSETRRRHPLSSPHRSLAEAIEDETKLLGPIIDLADLKINTTSLNLYQLRDAIKLRLLNQPEPGTAFLVESFGFKRGMPVDADLVFDVRCLPNPYWKPELRDQSGLDQPVADYLAAQPDVEEMFQDISSYLLKWLPRFAASNRAYVTIAIGCTGGHHRSVYLTERLGQVLQQTLKNVQVRHRDLS; encoded by the coding sequence ATGCGTTTGATCATCGTCAGCGGCCGTTCCGGCTCGGGTAAAAGCACCGCCCTCAACGTTCTTGAGGACAACGGTTTCTATTGCATCGACAACTTGCCTGCTGGCCTGCTGCCGGAATTGGCGGAACGCGCGTTGATCCATACCGAATTGGCGCAACCGCTGGTCGCCGTTTCGATTGATGCCCGCAACCTGCCCAGCCACCTTGAGCGATTCCCACAATTACTCGAGGAAGTGCGGGCCAAGCACATTCACTGTGATGTGCTGTACCTGGACGCTGACGAAGAGACCCTGCTCAAGCGTTTCTCCGAAACCCGCCGACGTCACCCCCTCAGCAGCCCCCATCGCTCACTGGCCGAAGCCATCGAAGACGAAACCAAGCTGCTGGGCCCGATCATTGACCTCGCCGACCTCAAGATAAACACCACCAGCCTCAACCTGTACCAGTTGCGCGATGCCATCAAGCTGCGCCTGCTGAACCAGCCGGAGCCGGGCACGGCGTTCCTCGTGGAGTCGTTTGGGTTCAAACGCGGCATGCCAGTCGACGCCGACCTGGTGTTCGATGTGCGCTGCCTGCCTAACCCTTACTGGAAACCGGAACTGCGTGACCAGTCCGGGCTGGATCAGCCCGTGGCCGATTACCTGGCCGCTCAACCGGATGTGGAAGAGATGTTCCAGGACATTTCCAGTTACTTGCTCAAATGGCTGCCGCGCTTTGCTGCAAGCAACCGCGCCTATGTCACCATTGCTATCGGCTGCACCGGCGGCCACCACCGCTCCGTCTACCTGACCGAGCGCCTGGGCCAGGTGCTGCAACAAACCCTCAAGAACGTCCAGGTCCGCCACCGCGACCTTAGCTGA
- the lptB gene encoding LPS export ABC transporter ATP-binding protein: protein MATLKAQHLAKAYKSRQVVRDVSLSIDSGQIVGLLGPNGAGKTTCFYMIVGLVQADQGRVLIDDLDVSHQPMHGRARAGIGYLPQEASIFRKLSVSDNIMAILETRKELDRDGRRKELESLLQEFHINHIRDNLGMSLSGGERRRVEIARALATAPKFILLDEPFAGVDPISVGDIKQIIHHLKAKGIGVLITDHNVRETLDICETAYIVNDGQLIAEGDSATILANELVKEVYLGHEFRL from the coding sequence ATGGCAACCCTGAAAGCCCAGCATCTGGCCAAGGCCTATAAAAGCCGTCAGGTCGTGCGCGACGTCAGCCTGTCGATCGACAGCGGCCAGATCGTCGGCTTGCTCGGCCCCAACGGCGCCGGCAAGACCACTTGCTTCTACATGATCGTCGGTCTGGTCCAGGCGGATCAGGGCCGTGTCCTGATCGATGACCTGGACGTGAGTCACCAGCCAATGCATGGCCGCGCCCGTGCCGGTATCGGCTATCTCCCGCAGGAAGCGTCGATCTTCCGCAAACTGTCGGTGTCGGACAACATCATGGCGATCCTCGAGACCCGCAAGGAACTCGACCGTGACGGCCGTCGCAAAGAGTTGGAAAGCCTGCTGCAGGAGTTCCACATCAACCATATCCGCGACAACCTCGGCATGAGCCTGTCCGGTGGTGAGCGCCGCCGCGTGGAAATCGCCCGCGCCCTGGCCACTGCGCCCAAGTTCATCCTGCTGGACGAACCGTTTGCCGGCGTCGACCCGATCTCGGTCGGCGACATCAAGCAGATCATCCATCACCTCAAGGCCAAGGGCATTGGCGTGCTGATCACCGACCACAACGTCCGTGAGACGCTCGATATCTGCGAAACCGCCTATATCGTCAATGACGGCCAACTGATTGCCGAAGGTGATTCCGCGACTATCCTGGCCAATGAACTGGTCAAGGAAGTGTACCTGGGTCACGAGTTCCGCCTGTAA